Proteins from a genomic interval of Candidatus Coatesbacteria bacterium:
- a CDS encoding DUF362 domain-containing protein, with protein sequence MTVVHHVPFRPRLKKSARELLRLLLERLDLGRIAGERDVVAVKTHIGEAGNLAYIRPPYLAEVVRTLTDLGAKAFVTDSTSLYTGRRQNGLDMIATAASHGFTREVLGAPVLPADGLKGDDEVLVPSPVAGGPAVHLAGLTARADALVCVSHFKGHELTGFGGAIKNLSMGCSSKAGKFYMHTRSKPFIDGERCIGCQRCLSWCAWEAIAIADGTARIDEERCTGCAHCLLACPVRAIAFRWDGASDEVQRRMAEYAGAVIDAVEGRVLYLNVLTDVSPSCDCFPRHDPAIVPDLGFVAGDDPVAVDAASLELVRRAPGLPGSAAAELGSGAEKFAGLYPDVDPTVQLRAAAELGLGSLDYELQTP encoded by the coding sequence ATGACCGTCGTCCACCACGTGCCCTTCCGCCCGCGGCTGAAGAAGAGCGCCCGGGAGCTGCTGCGCCTGCTGCTGGAGCGCCTGGACCTGGGACGGATCGCCGGAGAGCGGGACGTCGTCGCCGTCAAGACCCACATCGGCGAGGCCGGCAACCTGGCTTACATCCGCCCACCCTATCTGGCCGAGGTGGTGCGGACCCTCACAGACCTGGGCGCCAAGGCCTTCGTCACCGATTCGACCTCCCTCTACACCGGTCGCCGGCAGAACGGCCTGGACATGATCGCCACGGCGGCGAGCCACGGCTTCACCCGGGAGGTCCTCGGCGCCCCGGTGTTGCCCGCCGACGGCCTCAAGGGCGACGACGAGGTCCTGGTCCCCTCGCCCGTCGCGGGCGGCCCCGCGGTGCATCTGGCCGGGTTGACGGCCCGGGCCGACGCCCTGGTCTGCGTCAGCCACTTCAAGGGCCACGAGCTGACGGGCTTCGGCGGCGCGATCAAGAACCTCTCGATGGGCTGTTCGTCCAAGGCCGGCAAGTTCTACATGCACACCCGCTCGAAGCCCTTCATCGACGGGGAACGCTGCATCGGCTGCCAGCGCTGCCTCTCCTGGTGCGCCTGGGAGGCCATCGCCATCGCCGACGGTACGGCGCGGATCGACGAGGAGCGCTGCACCGGTTGCGCCCACTGCCTGCTGGCCTGTCCGGTGCGGGCCATCGCCTTCCGCTGGGACGGGGCCTCCGACGAGGTCCAGCGACGGATGGCCGAGTACGCCGGTGCCGTCATCGACGCCGTCGAGGGCCGGGTGCTCTACCTCAACGTCCTCACCGATGTCAGCCCGTCCTGCGACTGCTTCCCGCGCCACGATCCCGCGATCGTTCCCGATCTGGGCTTCGTCGCCGGCGACGACCCCGTGGCCGTCGACGCCGCCAGCCTGGAGTTGGTGCGCCGCGCCCCGGGGCTGCCCGGCTCCGCCGCCGCCGAGCTCGGTTCCGGCGCGGAGAAGTTCGCCGGCCTCTATCCCGACGTCGACCCCACCGTCCAGCTCCGCGCCGCCGCCGAGCTGGGCCTGGGCTCCCTGGACTACGAACTCCAAACGCCTTAG